Proteins encoded within one genomic window of Candidatus Nezhaarchaeota archaeon:
- a CDS encoding zinc finger domain-containing protein translates to MSEVQLPLCSSCKRPITPGTKGTKFYCPNCGESLFWRCWYCRKHAKPYKCPKCGFQGP, encoded by the coding sequence TTGTCTGAAGTGCAGCTACCACTATGCTCTTCGTGTAAAAGGCCTATAACTCCTGGAACTAAAGGCACTAAATTCTACTGCCCTAACTGTGGGGAGTCTCTCTTCTGGAGATGTTGGTACTGCAGGAAGCACGCTAAACCCTATAAGTGTCCTAAATGTGGGTTTCAGGGACCATAG
- a CDS encoding HD domain-containing protein has translation MKKNPKVWGEIRDPVHGYVIVNELEKSVLDTYPMQRLHRIKQLGNAHLTYPGADHSRFGHSLGVLHLASIASNKLLDLGFSIDELQELRLAALLHDVGHGPFSHLFEEAVLRYKALSHEDLTMKIIGNTEIKDKIEEFGYSPHRISLLSVGRLSSPLSILISGPFDLDKLDFLLRDSYYTGVEYGKVDAIRLLMSLRLVDASLALELPASLYALESLLISRYEMFKAVYFHKTVRAAWVMLRKAVNIAYQCERLFDFDNIEDYLSMDDGYVELELRKLSKRREALTKEMRISCDLHDMLERRNLFKSAYEIIVHKTEGTCIIDEKLKEEIEETIAGEAKVDRWMVVVDTPMIPSLPYTPTQPDPMEIPVCEEKEGVLVKRRLVEFSKLVESLRGYVDIIRVYSHPNVRKEVTKASERVIGSLLPRNPP, from the coding sequence ATGAAGAAAAATCCCAAGGTCTGGGGTGAAATAAGGGATCCAGTTCATGGCTATGTGATAGTAAATGAGCTAGAGAAGAGCGTGCTGGACACTTACCCCATGCAGAGACTACATAGGATCAAACAACTTGGTAATGCACACTTGACGTATCCTGGAGCAGATCATAGCAGATTTGGTCATTCACTAGGTGTTCTACACCTTGCCTCAATAGCTAGCAACAAGCTGCTTGACCTGGGTTTCTCAATCGATGAACTTCAAGAACTCAGACTAGCTGCCCTCTTACATGATGTTGGTCATGGTCCCTTCTCCCATCTCTTTGAGGAGGCCGTTTTGAGGTACAAGGCTCTTTCGCATGAAGACCTAACCATGAAGATAATAGGGAACACCGAGATTAAGGACAAGATAGAGGAGTTCGGCTACAGTCCTCATAGGATATCGCTACTATCCGTTGGTAGGTTAAGCTCCCCATTAAGCATTTTGATTTCAGGGCCCTTTGATCTGGATAAGCTCGACTTCCTGTTGCGCGACTCATACTACACGGGTGTGGAGTACGGTAAGGTAGATGCTATTCGTCTACTAATGTCGCTTAGACTTGTGGACGCTTCCTTAGCTTTAGAACTTCCAGCTAGTCTCTACGCCCTTGAATCGCTGCTAATATCGAGGTACGAGATGTTCAAAGCCGTCTACTTTCACAAGACTGTAAGGGCTGCATGGGTCATGCTTCGGAAAGCTGTGAACATAGCTTATCAATGTGAAAGACTTTTCGACTTCGACAATATAGAGGACTATCTATCTATGGATGATGGTTATGTAGAACTAGAACTAAGAAAACTATCCAAGAGGAGAGAAGCCCTTACCAAGGAGATGAGGATATCTTGCGATCTTCACGATATGCTTGAGAGAAGGAACTTATTTAAATCTGCCTACGAGATCATCGTTCACAAGACGGAGGGTACTTGCATAATTGATGAGAAGCTTAAGGAGGAGATAGAAGAGACAATAGCAGGGGAAGCTAAGGTAGATCGATGGATGGTCGTCGTCGATACTCCAATGATACCATCGTTGCCCTACACACCAACTCAACCAGACCCTATGGAGATCCCTGTTTGCGAGGAGAAAGAAGGAGTCCTAGTTAAGAGAAGATTAGTTGAGTTTTCTAAGCTTGTGGAAAGCCTTAGAGGTTATGTAGACATAATAAGGGTGTACTCCCACCCCAATGTGAGGAAGGAAGTGACAAAGGCCAGTGAAAGGGTCATTGGATCGCTCTTACCTAGAAATCCTCCTTAA
- the fen gene encoding flap endonuclease-1, which yields MGVDFKDLIPRTTISLNTLSGKVISIDAYNALYQFLSIIRQPDGTPLRDKTGRITSHLSGLLYRTVNFIELGIKPVYVFDGEPPEIKEMEVLRRKKVKEEAVKKYEEALRRGDLRAARTYAQQTAHLTDEMSNEAKRLLDALGVPWVQAPSEGEAQAAYMTIKGDAYAVASQDYDSLLFGAKRLVRNLTISGKRKLPRKDEYIEIEPELIELDKVLRELQVTREQLIEIAILIGTDYNPDGVKGIGPKTALKLIKTYGSFEKVLKVLPEAEFPIDPLEIKRLFLEPKVTDNYKLEWRKPDVDKVLKFLCDERDFSRERVMNALDRVLRAHEQYTKQTSLDIFFKKR from the coding sequence ATGGGGGTAGACTTTAAGGACCTAATCCCTAGAACGACGATATCGCTTAATACTCTCTCAGGCAAGGTAATATCAATCGACGCCTACAACGCTCTTTATCAATTCCTCTCAATAATAAGGCAACCCGATGGAACTCCATTAAGAGATAAAACTGGTAGAATAACAAGTCATCTAAGTGGTCTCCTTTATAGGACCGTGAACTTCATAGAACTAGGCATAAAACCTGTCTACGTCTTTGACGGAGAGCCTCCAGAGATAAAAGAAATGGAGGTGTTGAGAAGAAAGAAGGTTAAAGAGGAGGCCGTTAAGAAGTACGAGGAGGCCCTTAGAAGGGGGGACTTGAGGGCAGCAAGGACCTACGCCCAACAAACAGCCCATTTAACTGATGAAATGAGTAACGAGGCGAAGAGACTTTTAGATGCTCTTGGAGTCCCATGGGTCCAAGCACCTTCGGAGGGAGAAGCTCAAGCGGCTTACATGACCATTAAGGGCGATGCCTATGCTGTTGCAAGCCAGGATTATGACTCCCTCTTATTTGGAGCTAAGAGATTAGTTAGGAACTTGACTATTAGCGGTAAGAGGAAGCTACCTCGTAAAGATGAGTACATAGAGATAGAGCCGGAGCTGATAGAGCTCGATAAAGTACTCCGAGAGCTTCAAGTAACTAGGGAGCAACTCATTGAGATAGCAATCCTGATAGGTACAGATTATAACCCCGATGGGGTCAAAGGCATTGGACCTAAGACGGCGCTGAAGCTCATAAAGACGTATGGATCATTTGAAAAGGTCTTGAAGGTCTTACCCGAGGCTGAATTCCCTATAGACCCTTTGGAGATCAAGAGGCTATTCCTAGAGCCCAAGGTAACAGATAATTACAAGCTCGAATGGAGAAAGCCTGATGTTGATAAGGTCTTGAAGTTCTTGTGCGATGAAAGGGACTTCTCAAGAGAGAGGGTTATGAATGCTCTAGATCGAGTGCTAAGAGCTCATGAACAGTATACTAAACAAACTTCTCTAGACATCTTCTTCAAGAAACGCTAG
- a CDS encoding DUF371 domain-containing protein has protein sequence MNLKETFYAWGHRNIRAMHRTTLEITKEEHVTPRGDCIIAVRSEKSVSDLSQELKQAVKHNNVRIILLLRVLDVEEVITGFGSERLLLTSQLSIVCRRSDYVCPRTLMIKCDKAAIDLNRELVNYLRMGNKLQVVIEVEV, from the coding sequence GTGAACCTTAAAGAGACCTTTTATGCATGGGGTCATAGGAACATAAGGGCAATGCATAGAACAACCCTTGAGATCACCAAGGAGGAGCATGTGACTCCAAGGGGGGATTGCATCATAGCAGTAAGATCCGAGAAGAGCGTCTCTGATTTAAGTCAAGAATTGAAGCAGGCTGTGAAACATAACAATGTGAGAATAATCCTTCTGCTAAGGGTTCTTGACGTTGAAGAGGTCATTACTGGGTTTGGCAGTGAGAGACTACTCTTAACAAGTCAATTGAGCATCGTGTGTAGGAGGAGTGATTACGTGTGCCCCAGGACGCTTATGATAAAGTGCGACAAGGCTGCCATAGATTTAAACAGAGAACTTGTTAATTACTTGAGAATGGGGAATAAGCTTCAAGTAGTCATAGAGGTTGAGGTCTAG
- a CDS encoding elongation factor 1-beta — translation MAKVMVLLRVLPIDIEVDMEGLKDKIQAAIIKLGEGFALQSYRIEPIAFGLKALRLAIVMPEETEGGTYVLEETIRGVEGVGEVEVEFVSRTS, via the coding sequence TTGGCTAAGGTCATGGTCCTTCTAAGGGTATTGCCCATAGACATAGAGGTAGACATGGAGGGTTTAAAGGATAAGATTCAAGCAGCTATCATTAAGTTAGGCGAGGGTTTTGCGCTCCAGTCTTATAGAATAGAACCTATAGCTTTTGGTCTTAAAGCTTTGAGACTTGCTATTGTAATGCCTGAGGAGACCGAAGGAGGGACGTACGTTCTAGAGGAGACTATAAGAGGCGTCGAGGGTGTCGGAGAGGTGGAGGTAGAGTTCGTTTCAAGAACAAGTTAA
- a CDS encoding CDC48 family AAA ATPase gives MSDENKEHAKDSANESVLRVADAKARDVGRGKVRIDSEVMRKLNLNVGDIIEIEGKKKTAAIVWPAYIEDQGAGIIRMDGLIRRNAGVSIGDKVVIRKAKVSPAQIVRLAPESFTISIDHSFMNFVKRRLIDYPLVEGDHVLIPVLGQAIPFVVVATKPSGVVVVTESTNLIIHEKPAEEARAARVTYDDIGGLKEAIQKIREMVELPLKHPELFKKLGIEPPKGVLLYGPPGCGKTLLAKAVANETDARFYAINGPEIMSKFYGESEQRLREIFEEAKKNAPSIIFIDEIDAIAPKREEVTGEVEKRVVAQLLALMDGLEARGNVIVIAATNRPNAIDPALRRPGRFDREIEIGVPDKQGRLEILQIHTRNMPLAEDVDLNKLAEMTHGFVGADLAALCREAAMKALRRFLPKIDLSQERISFEDLEQLKVTMQDFLEAYKEITPSALREVYIEVPNVRWSDIGGLEQVKQELREAVEWPLKYPDAFKRMGIKPPKGVLLYGPPGCGKTLLAKAVANESEANFISVKGPEIFSKWVGESEKAIREIFRKARQAAPCVVYFDEIDAIAPIRGLGFGDSVVTERVITQLLTEMDGIQSLDNVVVLASTNRPDIIDPALLRPGRFDRLIYVPPPDYEARLEIFKIHTRNMPLAEDVDLQQLARMTEGYAGSDIEAICREAGLLALRENINAEKVEMRHFIEALKKVHPSITEDMVKSYRAWAERLRHYMQRGRGPMLSFV, from the coding sequence GTGTCTGATGAAAATAAGGAGCATGCTAAGGATTCAGCAAATGAAAGCGTTTTGAGGGTCGCAGATGCCAAGGCTAGGGATGTTGGTAGAGGAAAGGTTAGGATAGACAGTGAAGTAATGAGAAAGTTGAATCTTAACGTAGGCGACATAATCGAGATCGAAGGTAAGAAGAAAACGGCAGCAATAGTATGGCCAGCTTATATTGAGGATCAAGGAGCAGGAATAATAAGGATGGATGGCTTAATACGAAGAAATGCAGGCGTCAGCATAGGGGATAAGGTGGTTATTAGGAAGGCTAAAGTGTCTCCAGCTCAAATCGTTAGACTCGCCCCTGAATCCTTTACGATATCGATAGATCATAGCTTCATGAACTTCGTGAAGAGGAGGCTTATCGACTATCCTCTCGTAGAAGGTGATCATGTTCTCATACCGGTCTTAGGTCAGGCAATACCATTTGTCGTGGTCGCAACCAAACCATCAGGGGTTGTAGTTGTTACAGAATCAACAAACTTGATAATACATGAGAAGCCAGCTGAAGAAGCTAGAGCTGCTAGAGTGACGTACGATGACATAGGCGGGCTGAAAGAAGCAATTCAAAAAATTAGAGAGATGGTCGAGCTACCACTTAAGCATCCAGAGTTGTTCAAGAAGTTAGGTATCGAGCCTCCTAAGGGGGTTCTACTATACGGACCACCTGGGTGCGGTAAGACGCTTCTAGCGAAAGCTGTTGCAAATGAAACTGATGCGCGCTTTTATGCGATTAACGGTCCTGAGATAATGAGCAAGTTCTACGGTGAGAGCGAGCAAAGATTGAGAGAGATATTCGAGGAGGCAAAAAAGAATGCCCCCTCAATCATATTCATAGACGAGATAGATGCTATTGCTCCTAAGCGTGAAGAAGTGACCGGGGAAGTGGAGAAGAGGGTTGTAGCACAATTACTAGCTTTGATGGATGGATTAGAGGCCAGGGGCAACGTCATAGTCATAGCTGCTACCAATAGGCCCAACGCCATAGACCCCGCTTTGAGGAGGCCTGGGAGGTTCGATAGAGAGATAGAGATTGGGGTCCCAGATAAACAAGGTAGACTAGAGATACTTCAAATACACACGAGGAACATGCCGTTGGCGGAGGACGTGGACCTGAATAAGCTAGCTGAGATGACCCATGGTTTTGTAGGTGCCGACTTAGCAGCTCTATGCAGAGAAGCCGCTATGAAGGCATTACGGAGGTTCCTACCGAAAATAGATCTGTCCCAAGAGAGGATTTCATTCGAAGACTTGGAACAGTTAAAGGTTACCATGCAGGACTTCCTCGAAGCCTACAAGGAAATCACTCCATCAGCTTTGAGGGAGGTGTACATCGAGGTACCGAATGTCAGGTGGAGCGACATTGGTGGACTAGAGCAAGTAAAGCAGGAGCTTAGGGAGGCTGTAGAGTGGCCGTTAAAGTACCCTGATGCTTTCAAGAGGATGGGCATAAAGCCTCCTAAGGGGGTTCTACTATACGGACCACCTGGGTGCGGTAAGACGCTTCTAGCGAAAGCTGTTGCAAATGAGTCTGAGGCCAACTTCATAAGCGTGAAGGGACCTGAGATATTCAGTAAGTGGGTTGGAGAGAGTGAAAAGGCTATAAGGGAGATATTCAGGAAAGCACGTCAAGCAGCGCCCTGCGTCGTTTATTTTGATGAAATAGACGCGATAGCGCCGATAAGAGGTCTAGGGTTTGGAGACTCAGTGGTCACGGAACGCGTCATAACCCAGTTGCTAACAGAGATGGATGGAATTCAAAGCCTTGACAATGTTGTAGTTTTAGCATCAACCAATAGGCCCGATATCATCGATCCAGCTCTATTGCGACCAGGAAGGTTTGACAGACTAATCTACGTGCCACCACCTGACTATGAAGCTAGATTGGAGATCTTCAAGATACACACGAGAAACATGCCACTAGCAGAGGATGTGGACCTACAGCAATTGGCAAGGATGACTGAAGGCTATGCAGGTTCTGACATCGAGGCTATATGTCGTGAAGCTGGTCTACTAGCTCTTCGTGAGAACATAAATGCTGAGAAGGTTGAAATGAGGCATTTTATAGAGGCACTCAAGAAGGTTCATCCGTCAATCACGGAGGACATGGTGAAGAGCTACAGAGCCTGGGCTGAGAGACTAAGGCACTACATGCAAAGAGGGAGAGGACCTATGTTAAGCTTTGTTTGA
- a CDS encoding DUF126 domain-containing protein codes for MFEGSDRIVFRGKGVVRGRFCGEALVTDMPISFLGGVDPLTGMVVERGHELRGKVLANKVLILPHGKGSTVGSYVIYSLAKKGLAPRAIVTMKADIVILTGCVISGIPLLDGIPREALSAIRSGDMVEVDAFRGILRRISR; via the coding sequence ATGTTTGAAGGTAGCGACCGAATAGTATTTAGAGGTAAAGGGGTAGTGAGGGGACGCTTTTGCGGAGAAGCGTTGGTAACCGACATGCCCATATCGTTTCTCGGCGGAGTGGACCCTTTAACCGGAATGGTTGTTGAGAGGGGGCATGAGCTGAGGGGTAAGGTTTTAGCTAATAAGGTGTTGATCCTGCCTCATGGTAAGGGTAGCACTGTTGGTTCCTACGTCATCTACTCCCTCGCTAAGAAGGGGCTTGCACCTCGAGCCATAGTGACTATGAAGGCCGACATAGTGATCTTAACTGGTTGCGTGATAAGCGGGATACCCCTCTTAGACGGAATACCAAGAGAAGCCTTGAGTGCAATTAGGTCCGGTGATATGGTGGAAGTTGATGCTTTTCGTGGGATATTAAGGAGGATTTCTAGGTAA
- the truD gene encoding tRNA pseudouridine(13) synthase TruD, translating into MVMVLGSKSKLDISLGIEVYGTSTRGTGGVLRKRLEDFVVEEVPLHGGTSGNLTLLVVEKKGIDTLTAAVMLSKKLKIPLRDIGFAGLKDTRSISLQRFTVKVPENFDFSSISNEKLKVIGIYKAKKHLRPGMLLGNSFTITIRDINLPMNEVEGIVAETLSQLDVLGGVPNFYGYQRFGINRPNTHIVGKLLIKGDYEKAVMEILATPYPHEPKSHREARTFLAETMDFKRALKKFPKSLIFERQMIKWLVKRPNDYLGSLRVLPKYLLTLHVDAYLSYIFNKALSERLRKLGSLRKVMEGDIIAKCDAYGNPVRPTSIAKSPHMDLKEDQVILAFVPASVKVRVEGYMSELILSLFRLEGLEPPFNSLEDLGLHGRLGLLRQLAFKPLNLSYAVETSALTVKFTLPKSSYATTFLREIMKPEDPIAAGF; encoded by the coding sequence ATGGTCATGGTTCTGGGCTCTAAATCGAAGTTAGACATTTCCTTGGGCATCGAAGTCTATGGTACGTCGACTAGAGGTACTGGTGGGGTCTTAAGGAAGAGATTAGAGGACTTCGTAGTCGAAGAAGTACCTCTTCATGGAGGCACGTCTGGAAACCTAACTCTATTAGTAGTAGAAAAGAAAGGCATAGATACGTTGACTGCAGCAGTGATGCTCTCCAAGAAGCTGAAGATACCGTTACGAGACATCGGCTTTGCCGGCTTGAAGGACACTAGATCCATCTCCTTACAACGGTTCACAGTTAAGGTACCCGAGAACTTCGACTTCTCAAGCATTTCAAATGAGAAGTTGAAGGTGATAGGGATCTACAAAGCAAAGAAGCATCTTAGGCCGGGCATGTTGCTTGGAAACAGCTTTACGATAACTATCAGAGACATCAACCTTCCAATGAATGAAGTTGAGGGTATTGTGGCGGAGACGCTATCTCAACTTGATGTGCTAGGAGGTGTCCCGAACTTCTACGGTTATCAGAGGTTTGGCATTAATAGACCTAACACACACATAGTCGGCAAGCTATTGATTAAAGGAGACTACGAGAAGGCTGTCATGGAGATATTAGCAACACCTTACCCACATGAACCTAAAAGCCATAGGGAGGCAAGGACCTTCTTAGCTGAAACCATGGACTTTAAGCGAGCATTGAAGAAATTTCCCAAGAGCTTAATCTTCGAGCGCCAAATGATCAAGTGGCTCGTGAAGAGACCTAACGACTATTTAGGCTCTTTGAGAGTGCTACCCAAGTATTTGCTGACGTTACACGTCGATGCTTACCTCTCTTACATATTCAATAAAGCACTAAGCGAGAGATTGCGTAAGCTGGGCTCCCTAAGGAAGGTGATGGAGGGAGACATCATAGCAAAATGTGATGCGTATGGAAATCCCGTTAGGCCCACGTCTATAGCTAAAAGCCCACACATGGATTTGAAAGAAGATCAAGTGATATTAGCGTTTGTCCCCGCGAGCGTCAAGGTCAGGGTTGAGGGTTACATGAGCGAGTTGATATTATCCCTCTTCAGGCTAGAGGGATTAGAACCTCCATTCAATAGCCTTGAAGATTTGGGTCTACATGGTAGACTAGGCCTTCTCAGGCAATTGGCCTTTAAACCCCTAAACCTGTCCTACGCTGTTGAGACTAGTGCTTTAACGGTGAAATTTACGTTACCGAAATCAAGTTACGCAACGACCTTCTTAAGGGAGATCATGAAGCCAGAGGATCCCATAGCGGCAGGATTTTAA
- a CDS encoding aconitase X catalytic domain-containing protein translates to MKLGRTEKLMLKGYYGEACKKALELVIAIAESYGYGELVRIKGAHISGISYKNIGDSGLEYLRDLAEGGARVRVKTTTNPCGFDLDKPWLFDVDEDFFKRQMEILRLLKEMGAKLSLTCTPYYVDNKPRRGDHIAWAESSAVIYANSIIGAYTNRESGPSALAAAITGRSALTRDHTDERGPSIVIDVEAKVLDYFDWSLLGFVVGKLAPDEVPLLKIKGRTCNNDKLKCLCAGLGTSSTTSIFWLTIDGHDVGHGVKRISITRRDLREVSNKWTLTREPTLIFIGCPHCSLREIKEIARELRGKKVKRDIRLLISTSRSVYTMASKLGLVEVLEGAGAHLIKDTCLVVSPIKLSKSDVVLTDSAKTAYYAETITNAMMAVGSRRECLKVATE, encoded by the coding sequence GTGAAGCTAGGTAGAACGGAGAAGCTAATGCTAAAGGGGTACTATGGAGAGGCTTGCAAAAAGGCCTTAGAGCTAGTGATCGCGATAGCAGAATCCTATGGTTATGGAGAGCTAGTGAGGATAAAAGGGGCTCACATATCGGGTATATCATACAAGAACATAGGGGATAGCGGGCTCGAGTATCTCAGAGATCTGGCAGAGGGCGGAGCTAGAGTTAGAGTTAAGACGACCACTAACCCCTGCGGCTTTGATCTTGACAAGCCATGGCTCTTTGACGTTGATGAAGACTTTTTCAAAAGACAAATGGAGATATTAAGGTTGCTCAAAGAAATGGGTGCCAAACTATCCCTTACTTGCACCCCGTACTACGTTGACAACAAACCTCGTAGAGGGGATCACATCGCGTGGGCTGAGTCATCAGCAGTTATATATGCTAACAGCATTATTGGCGCTTATACCAACAGAGAGAGTGGACCTTCAGCGCTGGCCGCAGCCATCACTGGAAGGTCTGCCCTAACTAGAGATCATACTGACGAAAGAGGGCCGAGCATTGTAATCGATGTTGAAGCTAAAGTGCTCGATTACTTTGATTGGAGCCTTTTGGGGTTTGTAGTAGGTAAGCTCGCTCCCGATGAGGTCCCACTACTGAAGATCAAAGGCAGGACGTGTAATAACGATAAGCTTAAATGTCTTTGTGCAGGTCTTGGAACTTCAAGCACGACATCCATCTTCTGGCTTACGATTGATGGTCATGATGTAGGGCATGGTGTTAAGCGCATCAGCATAACACGTAGGGATCTGAGGGAGGTCAGTAATAAATGGACGTTAACAAGAGAACCTACCCTCATATTCATAGGATGCCCTCACTGTAGCCTTAGAGAAATTAAGGAGATAGCTAGAGAACTTCGTGGAAAGAAGGTTAAAAGAGACATCAGGCTCCTCATATCAACCTCAAGGAGTGTCTACACTATGGCATCTAAGCTAGGTCTTGTTGAAGTCTTAGAAGGAGCTGGAGCTCACTTAATTAAGGACACGTGTCTCGTCGTCTCGCCGATTAAGTTGTCGAAGAGCGATGTGGTGCTGACTGATTCTGCTAAAACAGCTTACTATGCTGAGACAATCACCAATGCCATGATGGCTGTAGGGAGTAGGAGAGAATGTTTGAAGGTAGCGACCGAATAG
- the pth2 gene encoding peptidyl-tRNA hydrolase Pth2, translating to MELKQVIVVRKDLKMSRGKTCVQVAHASVSSLEETRKLKPEWVEMWFKQCQKKVVLGVQSVEELKDLEREARKLGLPCYLVCDAGLTELEPGTITALGIGPAPSSLIDRVTGHLRLL from the coding sequence ATGGAGCTTAAGCAGGTGATAGTTGTAAGAAAAGATTTGAAGATGAGCAGAGGCAAGACTTGCGTTCAAGTAGCGCATGCATCGGTTTCAAGCCTTGAAGAGACTAGGAAGTTAAAGCCTGAGTGGGTTGAAATGTGGTTTAAACAATGTCAAAAGAAGGTCGTTTTAGGAGTTCAATCCGTAGAAGAATTAAAGGACTTAGAGCGAGAGGCAAGAAAGCTTGGATTACCTTGCTACTTAGTTTGTGATGCGGGTTTAACAGAGCTTGAGCCAGGTACTATCACGGCACTGGGTATAGGTCCCGCACCATCCTCATTGATAGACAGAGTAACTGGCCATTTAAGGTTGTTGTGA
- a CDS encoding NAD(P)/FAD-dependent oxidoreductase encodes MRYVDVVVIGGGPSGLSAAWSAASHGLDVAVFEEHEEVGRPRHCAGLVSGEGLKLIGMPCKNEYVENKVDKAIIAIDNFCFEVRKVGEPIYVLNREVFDKAMADRATDRGAKILLGSQVKKVEIKDEGYIVKTRQSSYLCKIVIDGEGAVSRLASAMGLRGPMLKMPALQVEYKVKAPLENEVFVILGDEWAPGFFSWAIPTGDHGLRIGLAAVSGNCSALLKRITKRHPLMSKILRDGIVSRIYGGTIVIGPPERTHIGNFMVVGDAAGQTKPLTGGGVVYGALCGSLAGIIASKVIDGKADATLYERIWRRILGLEEKLGLLLRKTLINNDFGKLLRLVSRTSILSHVERNFHYEYHVSSIVKRPGILILSSLLLALLSPGKAFKYFLQVTLPKRRRSKIV; translated from the coding sequence GTGAGGTATGTTGATGTAGTGGTGATAGGCGGAGGTCCTTCCGGTCTAAGTGCTGCTTGGAGTGCTGCATCTCATGGATTAGATGTTGCAGTGTTCGAGGAGCATGAGGAGGTAGGAAGACCTAGACATTGTGCTGGGCTTGTAAGTGGTGAGGGCCTGAAGCTCATAGGCATGCCTTGTAAAAATGAATATGTGGAGAACAAAGTGGACAAGGCCATAATTGCAATAGACAACTTTTGTTTTGAGGTAAGGAAAGTTGGAGAGCCAATTTATGTGTTAAATCGAGAGGTCTTCGATAAGGCTATGGCTGATCGTGCTACAGATCGTGGAGCTAAGATACTATTGGGAAGTCAAGTGAAGAAGGTTGAGATAAAGGATGAAGGATATATCGTTAAGACAAGGCAGTCCTCTTACTTGTGCAAGATCGTCATCGATGGTGAGGGCGCTGTCTCTCGATTGGCATCAGCCATGGGCTTACGAGGTCCAATGCTTAAGATGCCAGCTCTTCAAGTCGAATACAAGGTTAAAGCTCCCTTAGAGAACGAAGTCTTCGTGATCTTAGGTGACGAGTGGGCTCCTGGCTTCTTCTCGTGGGCCATACCAACAGGTGACCACGGATTAAGGATTGGACTAGCAGCAGTATCAGGTAATTGTAGTGCTTTGCTTAAAAGGATTACTAAGAGACATCCCCTAATGTCTAAGATTTTGAGAGATGGTATTGTAAGTAGGATCTATGGAGGGACAATAGTGATAGGTCCACCAGAAAGAACTCATATAGGAAACTTCATGGTCGTGGGCGATGCGGCCGGTCAGACTAAGCCTCTAACTGGTGGTGGTGTGGTCTACGGAGCTCTGTGCGGTTCTTTGGCGGGCATCATAGCATCCAAGGTCATTGATGGAAAAGCCGATGCTACTCTTTATGAGAGGATCTGGAGGAGAATTTTGGGTTTAGAAGAGAAGTTAGGGCTATTGCTGAGGAAGACTTTGATTAATAATGATTTTGGAAAGCTCTTAAGGTTAGTCTCAAGGACTAGTATACTCTCGCATGTCGAGAGGAATTTTCATTACGAATATCATGTTAGCTCAATCGTTAAGAGGCCTGGAATACTAATCTTAAGCTCTCTCCTCTTAGCCCTCCTAAGTCCGGGGAAAGCATTTAAATACTTCCTGCAGGTCACGCTTCCTAAGCGGAGGAGGTCGAAGATTGTCTGA
- the tmk gene encoding dTMP kinase, whose translation MRGLYISFDGIDGAGSTTHTKLLVNWLASKGLKVYATKEPTAGKIGSVIRSYLHDESVHPAIDALLFAADRVEHSMLIKRLLEEGFIVVSDRSLISSLAYQRAQGLELKWLLEINRFSLKPDIPIILDVSPAISLSRKPSLQEKFENQEFLEIVRKNFLDMAFKNRWIVIDSSRPLEVVASDIRSYVTIELRRHGVNI comes from the coding sequence ATGAGAGGTCTCTACATATCCTTTGATGGCATAGACGGGGCTGGGTCTACTACTCATACGAAGTTGCTTGTAAATTGGCTTGCCTCAAAGGGTTTGAAGGTGTACGCAACCAAGGAACCAACAGCAGGGAAGATAGGCTCAGTAATTAGGAGCTATTTACACGATGAAAGCGTGCACCCAGCGATAGATGCTCTCCTCTTCGCGGCTGATAGAGTCGAGCATTCAATGCTGATTAAAAGACTACTTGAAGAGGGCTTCATAGTGGTCTCAGATAGGTCTTTGATCTCATCGCTGGCTTATCAGCGTGCTCAAGGACTAGAGCTAAAGTGGTTACTCGAGATAAACAGGTTCTCCCTCAAACCCGACATACCAATAATATTGGACGTGAGCCCGGCGATATCACTATCTCGAAAACCTTCTCTCCAGGAAAAATTTGAGAATCAAGAGTTCCTAGAGATCGTTAGGAAAAACTTCCTCGACATGGCCTTTAAGAATCGATGGATAGTCATCGACTCCTCGAGACCCCTCGAAGTTGTTGCTTCAGATATAAGGAGCTACGTTACAATTGAACTTAGAAGGCACGGGGTCAACATTTAA